In Phragmites australis chromosome 16, lpPhrAust1.1, whole genome shotgun sequence, one DNA window encodes the following:
- the LOC133894807 gene encoding ACT domain-containing protein ACR4-like, protein MMACGSRSRSTEMVDEFEKLVIRMNPPRVTVDNDSDMTATLVKVDSANKYGTLLEVVQVLTDLKLTIKRAYISSDGEWFMDVFHVVDQDANKLYDGQVIDRIEQSLGAGSLSFRAPERSVGVEAEAEEAQTTIELIGRDRPGLLSEVFAVLTDLKCNIVASEVWTHDARVAALVYVTDADTRGAIEDPDRQDTVKRLLRHVLRGSSRDKKAARAAISASVAHAQRRLHQMMHADRGSTRRGEGGEAADGAARGSSGPVVAVEDCAERGYTLVNVRCRDRPKLLFDTVCTLTDMQYVVFHGTVIAEGSEAYQEYYIRHLDDSAATSGEDRDRLCRGLEAAIQRRYTEGLRLELCCEDRVGLLSDVTRIFREHGLSVTHAEVETRGSQAANVFYVVDASSGEPVQGQAVEAVRAEIGEQILFVREDAGPKSPLSRDGGGRRSLGNMIRSRSEKFLYNLGLIRSCS, encoded by the exons ATGATGGCGTGTGGGTCTCGAAGCAGAAGCACTGAGATGGTCGACGAGTTCGAGAAGCTGGTCATCAGAATGAACCCTCCAAG GGTCACCGTGGACAACGACTCCGACATGACTGCCACCTTGGTGAAG GTGGACAGCGCGAACAAGTACGGGACCTTGCTGGAGGTGGTTCAGGTGCTGACTGATCTGAAGCTGACCATAAAGAGGGCCTACATTTCCTCCGATGGCGAGTGGTTCATGGACG TGTTCCATGTCGTGGATCAGGATGCGAATAAACTTTATGATGGCCAAGTCATCGACAGAATTGAACAG TCACTGGGAGCGGGATCGCTGAGCTTCCGGGCGCCGGAGCGGTCGGTCGgcgtggaggcggaggcggaggaggcgcaGACGACCATCGAGCTGATCGGCAGGGACCGGCCGGGCCTCCTGTCGGAGGTGTTCGCGGTGCTCACCGACCTCAAGTGCAACATCGTGGCGTCGGAGGTGTGGACGCACGACGCCCGCGTGGCGGCGCTGGTGTACGTGACGGACGCCGACACGCGCGGCGCCATCGAGGACCCGGACCGCCAGGACACGGTGAAGCGCCTGCTCCGGCACGTCCTGCGCGGGAGCAGCCGGGACAAGaaggccgcccgcgccgccaTCTCGGCGAGCGTGGCGCACGCGCAGCGCCGGCTGCACCAGATGATGCACGCGGACCGCGGCAGCACCCgccgcggcgagggcggcgaggCGGCCGACGGCGCCGCGCGGGGCAGCAGCGGGCCGGTGGTCGCGGTGGAGGACTGCGCGGAGAGGGGGTACACGCTCGTGAACGTGCGGTGCCGCGACCGGCCCAAGCTGCTGTTCGACACGGTGTGCACCCTCACCGACATGCAGTACGTGGTCTTCCACGGCACCGTCATCGCCGAGGGGTCAGAAGCTTACCAG GAGTACTACATCAGGCATCTCGACGAcagcgccgccacctccggcgaAGACCGGGACCGGCTCTGCCGCGGCCTCGAAGCGGCAATCCAACGGCGGTACACCGAG GGGTTGAGGCTGGAGCTGTGCTGCGAGGACCGCGTGGGGCTGCTGTCCGACGTGACGCGCATATTCCGGGAGCACGGGCTGTCGGTGACACACGCCGAGGTGGAGACGCGCGGGTCGCAGGCGGCGAACGTGTTCTACGTGGTGGACGCGTCGTCGGGGGAGCCCGTGCAGGGCCAGGCCGTGGAGGCCGTCCGCGCGGAGATCGGCGAGCAGATCCTGTTCGTCAGGGAGGACGCCGGGCCCAAGTCGCCGCTGagccgcgacggcggcggccggcgctcGCTCGGGAACATGATCCGGTCCCGGTCCGAGAAGTTCCTCTACAACCTAGGGCTGATCAGGTCGTGCTCGtag